A DNA window from Citrobacter tructae contains the following coding sequences:
- the pflA gene encoding pyruvate formate lyase 1-activating protein yields the protein MSVIGRIHSFESCGTVDGPGIRFITFFQGCLMRCLYCHNRDTWDTHGGKEVTVEELMKEVVTYRHFMNASGGGVTASGGEAILQAEFVRDWFRACKKEGIHTCLDTNGFVRRYDPVIDELLEVTDLVMLDLKQMNDEIHQNLVGVSNHRTLEFARYLSNKDINVWIRYVVVPGWSDDDDSAHRLGEFTRDMGNVEKIELLPYHELGKHKWVAMGEEYKLDGVKPPKKETMDRVKGILEQYGHKVMY from the coding sequence ATGTCAGTTATTGGTCGCATTCACTCCTTTGAATCCTGTGGCACCGTAGACGGCCCAGGCATCCGTTTTATTACCTTCTTCCAGGGCTGCCTGATGCGCTGCCTGTATTGCCATAACCGTGATACGTGGGATACGCACGGCGGTAAAGAAGTCACCGTTGAAGAATTGATGAAAGAAGTGGTGACCTATCGTCACTTTATGAACGCCTCTGGTGGCGGCGTGACGGCATCTGGCGGTGAGGCCATCCTGCAAGCTGAATTCGTTCGTGACTGGTTCCGTGCCTGTAAGAAAGAAGGTATTCATACCTGTCTCGACACCAACGGTTTTGTTCGCCGCTACGATCCGGTAATTGATGAGCTGCTGGAAGTGACCGACCTGGTAATGCTCGATCTCAAACAGATGAACGACGAAATTCACCAGAACCTGGTAGGCGTATCAAACCATCGTACGCTGGAGTTCGCGCGCTATTTGTCTAACAAAGATATCAACGTGTGGATCCGCTACGTTGTCGTGCCGGGTTGGTCTGATGATGACGATTCCGCACATCGCCTGGGTGAGTTTACCCGCGACATGGGTAACGTCGAAAAAATCGAATTGCTGCCCTATCACGAGTTGGGTAAACATAAATGGGTGGCAATGGGCGAAGAGTACAAACTGGATGGCGTGAAGCCGCCGAAGAAAGAGACCATGGATCGCGTGAAAGGCATCCTTGAACAGTATGGTCATAAAGTGATGTACTAA
- a CDS encoding MFS transporter, giving the protein MSTYTRPVMLLLCGLLLLTLAIAVLNTLVPLWLAHENLPTWQVGVVSSSYFTGNLVGTLLTGYLIRHLGFNRSYYIASFIFAVGCVGLGVMVGFWSWMTWRFIAGVGCAMIWVVVESALMCSGTSRNRGRLLAAYMMVYYVGTFLGQLLVSKVSTELMSVLPWVTGTILAGVLPLLFTRIMNQQSEEQHSTPIASMLRLRQARLGVNGCIISGIVLGSLYGLMPLYLNHQGASNASIGFWMAVMVSAGILGQWPIGRLADKLGRLLVLRVQVFVVILGSIAMLNQAAMAPALFMLGAAGFTLYPVAMAWACEKVEHHQLVAMNQALLLSYTVGSLLGPSFTAMLMQNFSDSLLFIMIASVSFIYLLMLLRKTGHKPNSVAHI; this is encoded by the coding sequence ATGTCTACCTATACCCGACCCGTTATGCTGCTGCTATGCGGGCTGCTTCTGCTGACTCTGGCGATTGCCGTGTTAAACACGCTCGTCCCGCTTTGGCTCGCCCATGAAAATCTGCCGACCTGGCAGGTGGGAGTGGTCAGTTCGTCTTATTTCACCGGCAATCTGGTCGGGACGTTATTGACCGGGTATTTAATCAGACACCTTGGCTTTAACCGCAGCTATTACATTGCCTCGTTTATCTTCGCCGTGGGCTGTGTCGGGCTGGGTGTGATGGTGGGATTTTGGAGCTGGATGACCTGGCGTTTTATCGCGGGTGTCGGCTGTGCCATGATTTGGGTGGTGGTGGAAAGCGCGCTGATGTGCAGCGGTACCTCCCGCAATCGTGGTCGCTTACTGGCTGCATATATGATGGTCTATTACGTGGGGACGTTTTTAGGGCAGCTGTTAGTCAGTAAAGTATCTACAGAACTGATGAGCGTTTTGCCGTGGGTAACGGGCACGATCCTTGCGGGGGTGTTACCGCTGCTCTTTACTCGCATCATGAATCAGCAAAGCGAGGAACAACATTCGACGCCGATAGCATCAATGTTGAGGCTTCGTCAGGCTCGTCTGGGCGTGAACGGCTGCATTATCTCTGGAATTGTGCTGGGTTCTTTGTATGGCTTGATGCCGCTCTACCTTAACCATCAGGGGGCAAGCAATGCCAGCATTGGTTTCTGGATGGCAGTGATGGTTAGCGCGGGTATTCTGGGGCAATGGCCGATTGGCCGTCTGGCGGATAAGCTAGGACGCCTGCTGGTTTTACGCGTTCAGGTCTTTGTGGTGATCCTCGGCAGCATTGCGATGCTCAATCAGGCTGCAATGGCCCCGGCATTGTTCATGCTGGGGGCGGCAGGTTTTACCCTCTATCCGGTTGCGATGGCTTGGGCCTGCGAAAAAGTAGAACATCATCAACTGGTCGCCATGAACCAGGCATTGTTATTAAGCTATACCGTGGGGAGTCTGCTGGGGCCGTCTTTTACCGCGATGCTGATGCAGAACTTCTCAGATAGCCTGTTGTTTATCATGATCGCCAGCGTGTCGTTTATATATTTACTGATGCTGCTGCGTAAAACAGGGCACAAGCCCAATTCCGTGGCGCATATCTGA
- a CDS encoding transketolase, with product MNIDELKSHALAARRDIVSMIYESGIGHPGGALSIIDILTWIYDQEVDLAASPRARIVMSKGHAVAAQYALLHQKGKIARSEFKTFRQINSRLQGHPSIKSMPEVDATTGLLGQGLSIAFGMAAAKKQHGEPQRVFAIIGDGEMHEGQIWETLQQAGHMKMDNLVAIIDYNGFSSHDPVNQVVNLEPLADKVRLFGWHVLELHNGNDMHQVADTFMLSRHLKGKPIAIIAHTTKGSGVSYMENNGDWHSKTPTTEQYQQAMEELQ from the coding sequence ATGAATATTGACGAACTTAAATCCCACGCGCTGGCCGCTCGCCGGGATATTGTTTCCATGATTTATGAATCAGGTATTGGCCACCCTGGCGGCGCGTTATCCATTATCGATATTCTGACCTGGATTTACGATCAGGAAGTTGATTTAGCTGCATCTCCCCGCGCCCGTATCGTCATGAGTAAAGGCCATGCTGTTGCCGCCCAGTACGCTCTGTTGCATCAAAAAGGCAAAATTGCGCGTAGCGAGTTTAAGACATTCCGGCAAATTAACTCACGTTTGCAGGGGCATCCCAGCATCAAATCCATGCCAGAAGTGGATGCCACAACGGGTCTGCTGGGCCAGGGGTTATCCATTGCCTTCGGTATGGCGGCAGCGAAAAAGCAACATGGTGAACCACAGCGCGTTTTCGCCATTATCGGCGATGGTGAAATGCACGAAGGACAAATCTGGGAAACGTTGCAACAAGCCGGTCATATGAAGATGGATAATCTGGTGGCGATTATCGACTACAACGGCTTCTCTTCCCATGATCCGGTCAATCAGGTGGTGAATCTGGAACCACTGGCCGACAAAGTGCGTCTTTTTGGCTGGCATGTACTCGAACTCCATAATGGCAACGACATGCATCAGGTGGCTGACACCTTCATGCTATCGCGGCATCTGAAAGGGAAACCCATCGCGATTATTGCGCATACCACCAAAGGCAGCGGTGTTAGCTACATGGAAAATAACGGTGACTGGCATTCAAAAACCCCAACCACCGAACAATATCAGCAGGCTATGGAGGAGTTACAATAA
- the dmsB gene encoding dimethylsulfoxide reductase iron-sulfur subunit DmsB, which produces MTTQYGFFIDSSRCTGCKTCELACKDYKDLTPDVSFRRIYEYAGGDWQEDNGVWHQNVFAYYLSIACNHCEDPACTKVCPSGAMHKREDGFVVVDEDVCIGCRYCHMACPYGAPQYNAAKGHMTKCDGCHDRVAEGKKPICVESCPLRALDFGPIDELRKKHGDLAAVAPLPGAHFTKPSIVIKPNANSRPTGDTTGYLANPKEV; this is translated from the coding sequence ATGACAACCCAGTATGGATTTTTTATTGATTCCAGCCGTTGCACCGGTTGCAAAACCTGCGAACTGGCCTGCAAAGACTATAAAGATTTAACCCCGGACGTCAGCTTCCGTCGTATTTACGAATACGCTGGTGGCGACTGGCAGGAAGATAACGGCGTCTGGCATCAGAATGTCTTTGCCTATTATCTCTCCATTGCGTGTAACCACTGCGAAGATCCAGCGTGTACCAAGGTATGTCCGAGTGGCGCGATGCACAAGCGTGAAGATGGTTTTGTGGTCGTTGATGAGGATGTGTGCATTGGCTGTCGTTATTGCCATATGGCCTGTCCTTACGGTGCGCCACAGTACAATGCAGCCAAAGGGCATATGACCAAATGTGATGGTTGTCACGACCGTGTTGCCGAGGGCAAAAAGCCGATTTGCGTCGAGTCTTGCCCACTGCGCGCTCTGGATTTTGGTCCAATTGACGAACTGCGCAAAAAGCACGGTGATCTGGCGGCGGTTGCGCCACTGCCGGGCGCACATTTCACCAAACCCAGCATTGTAATCAAACCTAACGCCAATAGCCGCCCGACCGGGGATACCACGGGTTATCTGGCCAATCCGAAGGAGGTGTAA
- a CDS encoding PTS ascorbate transporter subunit IIC, with protein MDLLKFIVFDILGVTPLLVGFIALIGLLIQRKPIEKVLSGTFKTIVGFLVFAGGAGLAVTSLGNFQTLFSDGFGLKGVMPLAEALTGLAQTKFAMCVSLIMVVGFGWNLFFARFTPFKYIFLTGQHNLYLSALLTVTLKALGYSDVTTIIVGSVLLGLAACIYPAIAQPWMRKITGNDEIAMGHYVTLAYALSGWIGSKVGDPKQSTEKLNLPGWLGIFKDYIVSVSISVSIFYYIAALAAGKEAVTAAAGGMHWLVYPLFQSLTFTASLYIIITGVRLLLSEIVPAFLGISEKFIPNAKPALDCPVVFPYAPTATVLGFISSFIGGLVVMGVLALIGQTVIIPVAIPYFFIGATAAVFGNASGGWKGAIAGSFVTGILIGIGPALIYPIMESVGLSGTSFPETDFVALGLVVYYIGKMLP; from the coding sequence ATGGATCTCCTAAAGTTCATTGTATTCGACATTCTGGGTGTAACCCCACTTTTAGTTGGCTTTATTGCGTTAATCGGCTTGCTAATCCAGCGCAAACCTATCGAAAAGGTACTTTCAGGTACCTTTAAAACCATTGTCGGATTTCTGGTCTTTGCCGGTGGTGCTGGACTTGCGGTAACCTCTCTCGGTAATTTTCAGACATTATTCAGCGATGGGTTTGGTCTGAAAGGCGTAATGCCGCTTGCAGAGGCACTAACCGGGTTGGCGCAGACCAAATTTGCCATGTGCGTTTCGCTCATTATGGTCGTCGGTTTTGGCTGGAACCTGTTTTTTGCACGCTTCACCCCGTTCAAGTACATATTCCTGACGGGCCAGCATAATCTTTATCTTTCAGCCTTATTAACCGTCACGCTTAAGGCCCTCGGCTACAGTGATGTGACGACAATTATTGTCGGCTCAGTACTGCTGGGGCTGGCAGCATGTATTTATCCTGCTATCGCCCAACCCTGGATGCGCAAAATCACCGGTAATGATGAAATTGCCATGGGCCATTACGTCACCCTGGCATATGCGCTTTCAGGATGGATTGGCTCTAAAGTTGGTGATCCTAAGCAATCAACCGAAAAACTGAATCTTCCTGGGTGGCTGGGGATTTTTAAAGACTATATCGTCTCCGTTTCCATCTCCGTCAGTATTTTCTACTACATCGCGGCGCTTGCCGCAGGTAAAGAAGCAGTGACTGCCGCCGCGGGAGGAATGCACTGGCTGGTCTATCCGTTATTCCAGTCGCTCACGTTTACTGCATCGCTCTATATCATCATCACTGGCGTTCGCTTGTTGCTGTCAGAAATAGTCCCGGCCTTTTTGGGGATCTCTGAGAAATTTATTCCTAATGCCAAACCCGCGCTGGATTGCCCGGTGGTCTTTCCTTATGCCCCTACAGCGACCGTTTTAGGCTTTATTTCCTCTTTTATAGGAGGACTGGTGGTCATGGGTGTACTCGCGCTGATTGGGCAAACAGTCATCATCCCCGTTGCTATCCCTTATTTCTTCATTGGTGCTACCGCAGCAGTGTTCGGCAACGCCTCCGGTGGCTGGAAAGGAGCGATTGCCGGGAGTTTTGTCACCGGCATATTAATTGGCATCGGCCCGGCACTCATCTACCCAATCATGGAATCGGTAGGTTTGTCCGGAACCAGCTTCCCGGAAACCGACTTCGTTGCACTCGGTTTAGTGGTGTATTACATCGGCAAAATGTTGCCTTGA
- a CDS encoding MurR/RpiR family transcriptional regulator, whose product MSQIDTNLLINIRNEASGLSPILEKVGRFITENPDFVMRHTITELADSIDTSEGSITRFCRAFGFKGFSDFRTALALEQGAARSDDGACEETAAVLASVRDSNAIIDSIELQTVATWLNQLSNIAIYAVGTAVPVALFLQINLVQMGKIASYIDRFYPAAISPLADSQKTGIIVIHTEQVSTDMMQALALAKEQGIKIVSLTRGSFAPLSRLSDWNLQAAVALQGEGESGFAEIAGAMMVADRMLSALEEQDERYAQCRKAHQKRIFSIESVTNKLSEYFMS is encoded by the coding sequence ATGAGTCAGATAGACACTAATTTGTTGATTAACATAAGAAATGAGGCTTCTGGGTTGAGCCCGATCCTGGAAAAGGTGGGGCGTTTCATCACCGAAAATCCTGATTTTGTGATGCGACACACGATTACTGAGCTGGCGGATTCTATTGATACCAGCGAGGGTAGTATCACCCGTTTCTGCCGTGCCTTTGGTTTTAAAGGATTCTCTGATTTCAGAACAGCGCTGGCGTTGGAGCAGGGCGCGGCGCGCTCGGATGACGGGGCGTGTGAAGAGACTGCGGCAGTACTTGCCAGTGTCCGTGACAGTAATGCAATTATCGACAGCATTGAGCTACAAACGGTGGCAACCTGGCTTAACCAACTCAGTAATATTGCGATTTATGCGGTCGGGACGGCTGTACCCGTGGCATTGTTTCTACAGATAAATTTGGTACAGATGGGGAAAATCGCCAGCTATATAGACAGATTCTATCCGGCTGCGATCTCTCCGTTGGCCGACAGCCAAAAGACCGGGATTATTGTTATCCATACTGAGCAAGTGTCCACAGATATGATGCAGGCACTGGCGCTGGCGAAGGAACAGGGGATAAAAATTGTCTCTCTGACGCGGGGATCGTTTGCGCCATTAAGCCGGCTTTCTGACTGGAACTTGCAGGCGGCTGTTGCGCTACAGGGGGAAGGGGAATCGGGGTTTGCCGAGATTGCTGGGGCGATGATGGTGGCGGATCGTATGCTGAGCGCGCTGGAAGAACAGGACGAACGCTACGCGCAATGTCGCAAAGCGCATCAGAAACGCATTTTCTCGATTGAAAGCGTGACGAATAAGCTGTCGGAATACTTTATGTCGTAA
- a CDS encoding PTS sugar transporter subunit IIA codes for MVSTLFSACQFREQCCTWQEAVQLACLPLEEQGAITNRYTQAIIRETEQHGPWYILSPEFALPHARPEEGVIGSKTHLSLLCLKQAVQFPGHPDVRLIIVLAAADSTQHIEMIQQLVCWLDEAERLHQLSHATCLAQLHSALEES; via the coding sequence ATGGTATCTACACTGTTTTCAGCCTGTCAGTTTCGGGAACAATGCTGCACCTGGCAGGAGGCCGTACAACTGGCCTGTCTCCCTCTGGAAGAACAAGGAGCTATTACAAATAGGTATACTCAGGCAATCATACGTGAAACGGAACAACATGGCCCATGGTATATATTAAGCCCAGAGTTTGCCCTGCCTCATGCCCGCCCGGAAGAAGGTGTGATCGGTAGTAAAACGCATCTGTCGCTCCTGTGTCTAAAACAGGCAGTACAATTTCCCGGGCACCCGGATGTGCGGCTAATAATTGTTCTTGCTGCAGCCGACAGCACTCAACATATCGAAATGATTCAACAGTTGGTGTGCTGGTTGGATGAAGCGGAGCGCTTACACCAGTTATCCCATGCTACCTGCCTGGCGCAACTTCACTCCGCTCTTGAAGAAAGTTAG
- a CDS encoding APC family permease produces MAGVQEKQLRWYNIALMSFITVWGFGNVVNNYANQGLVVVSSWIFIFALYFIPYALIVGQLGSTFKDGKGGVSTWIKHTMGPGLAYLAAWTYWVVHIPYLAQKPQAILIALGWALKGDGLLIKEYTVVALQGLTLALFVFFMWVASRGMKSLKIVGSVAGIAMFVMSILYVVMAVTAPAITDVEIATTNITWESFIPHIDFTYITTISMLVFAVGGAEKISPYVNQTRNPGREFPKGMLILAIMVAVCAILGSLAMGMMFDSRHIPDDLMTNGQYYAFQKLGEYYGMGNTLMVIYAVSNTLGQIAALVFSIDAPLKVLLGDADSRYIPARLCRTNASGTPVNGYILTLVLVAILIMLPTLGIGDMNNLYKWLLNLNSVVMPLRYLWVFVAFIAVIRLAQKYKSEYVFIRNKTLALTVGGWCFAFTAFACLTGIFPKMEAFTPEWTFQLTLNIATPFVLVGLGLIFPLLARRKP; encoded by the coding sequence ATGGCCGGTGTACAGGAAAAACAATTGCGATGGTACAACATCGCCTTGATGTCGTTTATTACCGTTTGGGGATTTGGCAACGTTGTTAACAACTACGCTAATCAGGGATTAGTGGTTGTCTCCTCCTGGATCTTTATTTTTGCGCTTTATTTTATTCCCTATGCGCTGATCGTCGGACAGCTTGGTTCTACCTTTAAAGATGGGAAGGGGGGCGTCAGTACCTGGATTAAACATACCATGGGACCGGGGCTGGCTTATCTTGCCGCATGGACTTACTGGGTGGTGCATATTCCTTACCTGGCGCAGAAACCGCAGGCTATCCTGATTGCCCTAGGCTGGGCGCTGAAGGGGGATGGGTTACTCATTAAAGAATACACCGTTGTGGCGTTGCAGGGACTGACGCTGGCGCTGTTTGTCTTTTTCATGTGGGTCGCATCCCGCGGGATGAAGTCACTAAAAATTGTTGGCTCGGTGGCGGGTATTGCGATGTTTGTGATGTCGATTCTGTATGTCGTGATGGCGGTAACCGCACCGGCGATCACCGATGTCGAGATCGCCACCACCAACATCACCTGGGAATCGTTCATTCCGCACATCGATTTCACCTATATTACGACGATTTCGATGTTGGTCTTCGCGGTGGGTGGTGCGGAGAAAATTTCACCTTATGTTAATCAGACCCGCAATCCCGGCAGAGAATTCCCGAAAGGAATGTTGATTCTGGCTATTATGGTGGCGGTGTGTGCGATCCTTGGATCGCTGGCAATGGGGATGATGTTTGACTCCCGGCATATCCCCGATGATTTAATGACCAATGGTCAATATTATGCTTTCCAGAAACTGGGTGAGTATTACGGCATGGGAAACACGCTGATGGTTATTTATGCGGTTTCCAACACCCTGGGGCAGATTGCGGCTTTGGTGTTTTCTATCGATGCGCCGCTTAAAGTTTTGCTGGGTGATGCAGACAGTCGGTATATTCCTGCGCGTTTGTGCCGCACGAATGCGTCCGGTACCCCGGTGAACGGTTATATACTGACGCTAGTGTTAGTCGCGATTCTGATTATGTTGCCGACGCTGGGAATTGGCGACATGAATAACCTGTATAAATGGTTGCTCAATCTTAACTCCGTTGTTATGCCGCTACGTTATTTATGGGTGTTCGTGGCCTTTATTGCTGTTATTCGGCTGGCGCAGAAATATAAGTCAGAATATGTCTTTATCCGCAACAAAACTCTGGCGTTAACCGTCGGCGGATGGTGTTTTGCCTTTACCGCGTTCGCCTGCCTCACCGGGATCTTTCCAAAAATGGAAGCCTTTACCCCTGAGTGGACGTTCCAGCTGACGCTGAACATTGCGACACCGTTTGTGCTGGTCGGACTGGGTTTAATTTTCCCGCTGTTGGCACGAAGGAAGCCATAA
- a CDS encoding PTS sugar transporter subunit IIB — protein MKGLIVCRTGMGSSLMLKIKAQKIIDKHSWDIDLEHDVLSGLRTWQNIDFVITMSDLTDEVEAAGFRAIGITDLMNSEEMESALTSIVQNN, from the coding sequence ATGAAAGGTCTGATCGTCTGCCGTACCGGTATGGGCAGCTCGCTAATGCTCAAAATCAAAGCTCAAAAAATCATCGATAAGCATAGCTGGGATATCGATCTTGAACATGATGTGCTTTCAGGCTTAAGGACCTGGCAGAACATCGACTTCGTGATCACCATGAGCGACCTCACCGACGAAGTTGAAGCCGCCGGGTTCAGGGCTATCGGCATCACCGATCTGATGAACAGCGAAGAAATGGAATCAGCGCTCACCAGCATCGTTCAAAATAACTAA
- a CDS encoding transketolase family protein, which translates to MKAPRDEIGNALIALKQQGYPIVAIDSDLASSTRTDQFQAAYPDAFFEMGIAEGSAMSFAVGQALEGNIPFYVNFAMFVTGTAWTQLRQACYANANIKLVGSHPGMDDGPDGASHHALEDLALTRVLPGITILTPADAEEVAEAFEQAVRIKGPVYIRVAREPMPVRDKSIVPRVTDIDAVENSGNDFAILYEGSVLEQASTGYAQLSAQGKRGKLIHVATLKPFNRQRFLQLVNNCPRIITIENHTINGGLGGQVAEVLAEEGLSSRLHRLGTQDTFTESGNSRQLKEKYGISASAICEALK; encoded by the coding sequence ATGAAAGCACCACGAGATGAAATTGGTAACGCCCTCATAGCCCTGAAACAGCAAGGCTATCCGATTGTCGCCATCGACAGTGATTTAGCCAGTTCCACCCGCACCGACCAGTTTCAGGCCGCTTACCCGGACGCGTTCTTTGAGATGGGCATAGCCGAGGGTTCAGCGATGAGTTTTGCTGTTGGTCAGGCACTGGAGGGAAATATCCCTTTTTATGTGAACTTCGCAATGTTTGTGACAGGCACGGCCTGGACTCAACTACGTCAGGCCTGCTATGCCAATGCAAATATTAAACTTGTCGGCAGCCATCCCGGTATGGATGACGGCCCGGATGGTGCCTCCCACCATGCCCTGGAAGATCTCGCGTTAACCCGTGTTTTACCAGGGATCACCATTCTGACTCCTGCCGATGCCGAAGAGGTTGCAGAAGCCTTTGAGCAAGCAGTGAGAATTAAGGGACCGGTTTATATTCGTGTTGCTCGCGAACCGATGCCCGTGCGCGATAAATCTATCGTTCCCCGAGTGACTGATATTGACGCCGTAGAGAACTCAGGCAACGACTTCGCCATTCTTTATGAAGGAAGCGTTCTTGAACAAGCGAGTACGGGTTACGCCCAGCTAAGCGCGCAGGGAAAACGGGGAAAACTAATTCATGTTGCAACGCTAAAACCGTTTAACCGCCAGCGTTTCCTGCAACTGGTTAACAATTGTCCGCGAATCATTACGATTGAAAACCATACGATTAACGGTGGACTTGGCGGGCAAGTTGCTGAAGTACTGGCCGAGGAGGGATTAAGTTCACGATTACACCGTCTTGGGACTCAGGATACATTTACCGAATCGGGCAACAGCCGACAGCTAAAAGAGAAATACGGAATTTCAGCCTCCGCAATTTGTGAAGCACTCAAATAA
- a CDS encoding dimethyl sulfoxide reductase anchor subunit family protein, with amino-acid sequence MGSGWHEWPLMIFTVFGQCVVGGFIVLALALMKGGLRPEAQQRVIACMLGLWVLMGIGFVASILHLGSPMRAFNSLNRIGASALSNEIASGSLFFAVGGIGWLMATLKKMSPALRNLWLVATMVLGVVFVWMMVRVYNTIDTIPTWYSVWTPLGFFLTLLMGGPLLGYLLLRVAGIDGWAMRLLPAISVFALVVSAIMSVMQGAELATIHSSIQQASALIPDYGSLMAWRIVALALALCCWIVPQVKGYQPAVPLLSVAFILLLVGELIGRGVFYGLHMTVGMAVAS; translated from the coding sequence ATGGGAAGTGGATGGCATGAGTGGCCGCTGATGATCTTCACGGTCTTCGGACAGTGCGTGGTTGGCGGCTTTATTGTTCTGGCGCTGGCGCTGATGAAAGGGGGATTACGTCCTGAAGCACAACAGCGCGTAATTGCCTGCATGTTGGGTCTGTGGGTGTTAATGGGCATCGGCTTTGTCGCGTCTATACTGCACCTGGGATCGCCAATGCGTGCTTTTAACTCCCTTAACCGCATCGGTGCTTCTGCACTGAGTAACGAGATTGCCAGCGGCTCACTTTTCTTTGCCGTGGGTGGAATCGGCTGGTTGATGGCGACATTGAAAAAAATGTCACCCGCGTTACGTAATTTGTGGTTAGTCGCCACCATGGTGCTGGGCGTGGTTTTCGTCTGGATGATGGTACGTGTGTATAACACCATTGATACGATCCCGACCTGGTACAGCGTCTGGACGCCGCTGGGCTTCTTCCTGACGCTGCTTATGGGCGGTCCGCTGCTGGGATACCTGCTGTTGCGAGTCGCCGGAATTGACGGCTGGGCAATGCGCCTGCTGCCAGCTATTTCGGTATTTGCATTAGTGGTTAGCGCTATCATGTCGGTGATGCAGGGGGCTGAACTGGCGACAATTCACAGTTCCATTCAGCAGGCGTCAGCATTGATACCGGACTACGGCTCGCTGATGGCGTGGCGTATTGTGGCACTGGCTTTGGCGCTGTGCTGCTGGATTGTACCGCAGGTGAAAGGCTACCAACCTGCTGTACCATTGCTGTCAGTGGCATTTATTCTGCTGCTGGTCGGCGAATTGATTGGTCGCGGCGTATTCTACGGTCTGCATATGACCGTGGGCATGGCGGTTGCCAGCTAA